The Helianthus annuus cultivar XRQ/B chromosome 15, HanXRQr2.0-SUNRISE, whole genome shotgun sequence genomic sequence TTTGGATTACATGTTACTGTTATAAACAAATCCGGATATCCAAATGTTTTACAGAGTGCCATGGCATCCAAGTACTTCTGCATCATATACCTTGAACCACCGGTAAATGCAGACGGTAGTATAACTCTTTGACCGGTCTTTAATGCGTCTGTGTTACCTGAAGCAATGGAAGCTGAGATGTTTTTATAAGAATCATAACGAAGTTTTGTCTGTTGCCTACGAATAAAGAATAATCTTTCAGACTCCACCATAGTGTATGCATCCACCAAGAATTGCTGGAAAAGTCTCCTTGCATTTAGCAATAGTGAAAAAACGACATCCCTATCTTGAATCCTGTAAGCAAAGAATTGTCTCATAGTAACATCAGTTCTAGAACCCTCTACATCGTCTTGCAACATTCCATGTTTTATACCAGTTCGGTAACCATCTTCTACTGTTGGGAAAATAAGAGGATACTGAAGTGGAAGATACGAAGGGTGAAGTTCAGAGATGCGTTTTAAATGGCCGGTTTGAGTCTCCACGATAATGTCCCTTTTATCGAATAATTTGTCGATGTCACCAACTACAATGGCAGCAACTTCAGAAGCAATTGGAAGGTTATGTGTTCTTCCATCGGATTGTCTTCTTCCAATAAGCCTGATATGCACATTCTTTTGACCAGTTTCATTTAAACGATCTCTTGCAATACGATAAGTTTGAACCAGCGGATTGGAATGATCCAAAAGATCCTTAAGATCATTAATTATCTGAGCATCCAAagtatttttattttcaacatttacAGCGGCTCCTAAACTGTCATTATAGAAAGTATGTAATTAGTGCAAAAACAATGAAAAGAATTAATGATTTGAAAAGGAAATGAATATAAATAATATAGGATGAGTTGGGGTACCTAATAGCATTTGATCTATTAGAAACTTCATTCTCTGTGTCGTAAATATATAGCTGACCAAATTTAGGACGGTCACCTTGTGTTGGCATCAAACCACCTAACAGGTGATAATTTTTGcctttaattttatatatatatgggCCTCGTCCTCTGTTAATAGTTGAATCAACCTTCCCTAACATTGAAGTGAACGTAAACATCATATTATAAGCCCTGATGTTATTAATGAATTGGACGCTCTTTGGATGTTTATTGCGATATAAGTTGTACAAAAGCCTTGGAGGATCTTCGGTTGGAGGAAGAACCACATTGCCACCACCACAACAAAGGGAATAACTTGTCTTACTACAGTTACGATTTCCACGTCTTCTTTCTTCATCCCACAACAAAGCCCCACAACTATGACATTTGTTTACAGGATCTCCATGATCAAGATAGCCTGTATTAATTAAAGATTACATTATtaatgaatatgaatatgaatatacTAATATAAGTGGCAACTTTCTTACTCTTTGATATGCCAAAAATAGATTGCACTGCAGTTAAACATTCTGTTTCATCGGTATCAAGATCAAATTTAGGTATCTCATTTGTATTAAATCTTCTGGCTGTACATTTGGCTTTTATTGGTGGAGGTAAACAATTATCAAGTAAAGTTGCAGAAGAGCTGGAGCTGGAAAATGGTAATTCATAACATGTTGGTGTGAAAGTAGGTAAACCTACATTAACATAAACAGTTAGAGTGGTAACAAATATCAAATGTTTTCATCTGGTTGACATGTATCTTATTGAAAAGAATAAAAGACTattgaagattaaaaaaataaaaaaagtaccGTTTTTAAAGGAATGAGCCGGACTTGTAAACGTAGGTGATAAGGAATACCGTTGGACAGATGATGAAGGAATTAAAGGAGAATGATGTAAGCTAAACTTGGTTGGTAAGGGAGTCGATTCATAAGCGCTACCATTTAAAACAGTAGAACGACATGAAGAAATAGGTGTGGGTGAATAAGGGGGGCTGTTTTGGAAATTTTGTATGCCTGAAACAGATTTTCCTTTATTGATAACATTGGTTTTATCTGTTGCTTCAGTTGCATTATGAACTACAATTGCTGGTTCCTGCAATAATCGTTTATAATTGTGTCTATGAGCAGGTTGACTGCTTTGTAATGCAACGACTGAAACACACGAAGAAAGAGGTTGGGATAAATAGGGTGGACTGTTTTCAGAATTTGGAAGAGGTGTAGCAGATTTTCCTTTATCACCACGATAACTACTATGTATAAATTCATCGGATTTTTTTTTACTCCCAACGGTTCTTCAAGAAACAAACGTTTGTAGTTGTGTTTAGGTACACGTTCAACAGGAACTGCAAAAAGAGAGTGAATGACATATCTTCTAAATAAAACAATAAACTTGGTTATAGAAGATGAACTATAAACTAACCGTTCGTAACATCTGTTGGAGGTGTTCTTGTTAACCGACATGAGTTTACTGCATTAGAATGAGCATGAAGTTCTGATTGCCGACGTGAGTTTACTGCATTAGAATGACCATCAACTTCTGATTGTTGAAACAAACTTGAAGATTTACGTTTAGGAGGAGGTTTGGATGTGCTTTGATGAAACTGATTTCTGGTGTGACTATTCATTTCGAATGCATATAAtgaggatgaaactaatgatgtacttaaaactaaaacatatatGTAATTACTTGGCATAATTATCATTAATTAGAAAACATAATAATTAAGTagttacaaaaaaaataaaacaatgatTAGGTACTTTTTCTTATTAACTTGGAAAAAAGGTTAGATAAAGGTGACACTTAAAGTATAATAATTGTGTCTACATTAATTAGATGAATAGTTACCAATGTTGTCTTTTGGTATTAACTTGAAAAAAAGTTAGCTAAAGGTGAGTGTTAAAGTTTAATAATTATGTCTACATTAATTACATTAACAATTACCAATGACACTTAATTAACATAATTTCTTTTGAACGGATCTTTGTTTAACATAATGATTGTTGGCTATTAATTTTTGTCggtttttaaataattatcatAACTTCTGCATGCCTGCATTGAATGATTACTTGAAACACTTGTAGATAAAGTTAACAGAAAACGAAAAGTCATTTAAAACATCAAGATTTATTTTGTAAACATAAAGATTTAAGTTAAGTAGATAAAATGAAGAGGCGTTTAAAATATCAACATTGATGTTGAAAACATCAAGATTTAGGTTAAAGAGAAAAAAAACTGCCATTTTAAATGTGAAGATTTATTTTGTTAACATCATAATTTAGGCTactttaaatgatttaaaaaacttcaaaaacatGAATAAATAcatcaaaatatataaacaacacaAGCAAAAAGTAACTTAACAGATCAAAATTAAACGAAAAATAGGACCAGAATAATTGTTCGGAACTTGCATATAAAATATACAGAGAAAGTAGCAAAATTAAATTGTTCAACGATTAATaccaaaaaaacaaacatataatCAGAATAAAATAACGTTCACTTCTCGAGTTTGACATTCAGAAGCCTTCGTTTTGTTGAAGAAGAGTCgccattttcatcttttgaaacaTCACTTGAACGTTTAGCAGCTTGAGGACTTGTGGCATCATCATTGGCAGCATCAGTTGGTACTTCCGAGTCTTCGGTAAAAGAAAAGGCCTCCTATGCACAAACAAAAAATATCCTAACGCATAATAGTGAAAAAAAATTATTATGAAAAGGATGTTTGAATTTAATAAAGAATTTATAACTTATTACCTTGAAACACGTAAAGGATCCAGATGCGGGTTCAGAATTGACATCTTCCACATCctgtattttaataacatgacataaagttacatttatttaatctaaAAAAGATAATTAGAAATTTGAATGATAATATTGATTACATTAGAATATAAGTTAACCTGCTCGGCGGCATCATCTTGCAACATGACTTTTATTATTTCATTGTCATCACATAGCTTCAATACAGTATAAACATGATAGTTGGACGTCAGAttgaaagttgaaatttcaattttgaaAATGTATCTCTTGCCGACCAACTGTTTAACTTCCCTTGGGCAGACATTTTCCTCTCCATCCTAAGAGTAATAATtgagtattattatttttttattatatattaaaaaataaattttacaaACATACCCTAAGCTGTTGATCATGTATATCACGAGCAGACCTCCCAATAACTTTGGAAACATCCTTGTCAAACATAACAAAAGATATAGTGCCAGTTGCATCTTGAACCCTCACACGTATCTTGTATCTAGAATTacaaaaattataataaaactaataaattAAAACATATGATTTTAAATAAATGTTGAAATGAACAAAATATCAGAATAAGGGTACCTAAGGATAGTTGTTGGAGAACGGATTTTACACTTAGGACAGTAAAGTACACCATCATCAGATGCAGCGTCATCTGCATCTATATCATCAAGGCCACCAACATGATCAGAAGCAGGAATCACCTTCTTGCTACACTTGGAACACCCAACATAAAACCATCCAAAATCTTCCTCAACGGACCTTATAGTACCAAGAACAACAAAGACAGATTCTTGCAAATAAAGTATTGTTTAACTTGAAATCTGGAACATAAATACTACAAAAAAATAAACAACGATGACTTACAACGGCGACGTCCCAAATCTCTTCGACAGACTTTCTCTCGTACTTCTTCAGGAATTCTTCATGAGAAGAGTAAACAGTTTGACTGGACAACGAAGCTGGTGTAATCTGTGAAGATCCTTCAACTTGGCCCCCTTCAATGAGCGTAAGAAAACAGTAAACAATCATTGAAAATAATAAGTGGAATGACACTAATTGTAAATAAAACAGTAATTATAAATCTTTAAAAGCTATCTAATGTAAATGGAGATAAAGATTAACTGATCTATTCCTGAAACTTGTAATTTCCTCAATATCATCATTGATAAACAAACGACTACCAAAAAATGCATTTTGAATATTTGGGCTGCCTACAAAAGTAAAGAGAAAACATCTTTAAACTTTCACAGTAATATTTAAGAAGTTAATATATACTATGATAGATGATAAATGATGGTTATAGAGTACCTCTCCAATTCTTAACTTTAGCAAATTGAATTAGAACAATGACAACGACATCACATGAATAACCCTGAATAAAAGTGGAAAATTGTTGTGCAAAACTATCCCAGAAAGTGCAACCAATGGTGTCTCCACTAACAACAGAACAAAAGGATGTAAGAAAACataaaaggaaaataaaacagaTACAAACATAAAAATAAACCTAAAAGGTATGCAAGTTCATACGTAAAGTTAACAATCTCAAAACTTATCCTCTTGCTTTCCTTTCCAAAATGAT encodes the following:
- the LOC118487411 gene encoding uncharacterized protein LOC118487411, with the protein product MEVFNHFGKESKRISFEIVNFTGDTIGCTFWDSFAQQFSTFIQGYSCDVVVIVLIQFAKVKNWRGSPNIQNAFFGSRLFINDDIEEITRGQVEGSSQITPASLSSQTVYSSHEEFLKKYERKSVEEIWDVAVVSHQSVFVVLGTIRSVEEDFGWFYVGCSKCSKKVIPASDHVGGLDDIDADDAASDDGVLYCPKYTRYV
- the LOC110913192 gene encoding uncharacterized protein LOC110913192 isoform X1 gives rise to the protein MFDKDVSKVIGRSARDIHDQQLRDGEENVCPREVKQLVGKRYIFKIEISTFNLTSNYHVYTVLKLCDDNEIIKVMLQDDAAEQDVEDVNSEPASGSFTCFKEAFSFTEDSEVPTDAANDDATSPQAAKRSSDVSKDENGDSSSTKRRLLNVKLEK
- the LOC110913192 gene encoding uncharacterized protein LOC110913192 isoform X2 yields the protein MFDKDVSKVIGRSARDIHDQQLRDGEENVCPREVKQLVGKRYIFKIEISTFNLTSNYHVYTVLKLCDDNEIIKVMLQDDAAEQDVEDVNSEPASGSFTCFKAFSFTEDSEVPTDAANDDATSPQAAKRSSDVSKDENGDSSSTKRRLLNVKLEK